A single region of the Micropterus dolomieu isolate WLL.071019.BEF.003 ecotype Adirondacks linkage group LG02, ASM2129224v1, whole genome shotgun sequence genome encodes:
- the hsd3b7 gene encoding 3 beta-hydroxysteroid dehydrogenase type 7: MSENQRGLVYLITGGSGFLGKHLLRLLLEKEDNLEEVRVFDKHIDPSLNGIGTERTKVVCIQGDITDYSSVLEVSRGVDVVIHTASLVDVWHRIPDTIIYSVNVTGTKNVISACVECGIQCLVYTSSMEVIGPNMNRDHFIRGNEDTPYLVKHTMAYPKSKSKAEKIVLEANGTKVNGGKCLYTCSLRPTGIYGEGHDIIKAFYKLAVQRGGLVIGGVPDHIEHGRVYAGNVAWMHILAARALRERPQTVRGEAFFCYDDSPYKSYEDFNMVFLSKFNFRRVRMPSLLIWFLAMVNDLLRWILSPVYNYTPLLNRYTLAVASTSFTVCTDKAMRHFQYRPLYNWDQCRALTQKWVDTLPLDNTKDS; encoded by the exons ATGTCTGAAAACCAGCGGGGTCTCGTATATCTGATCACCGGAGGTTCCGGATTTCTCGGCAAGCACCTACTGAGGCTTTTGCTGGAGAAGGAGGACAACCTGGAGGAGGTGCGGGTGTTTGACAAACATATTGACCCAAGTTTAAATGGAATCGGCACAG AGCGGACAAAGGTGGTATGCATTCAAGGGGACATCACAGACTACAGCAGCGTGTTGGAGGTCTCCCGTGGGGTCGATGTGGTTATCCACACAGCCAGCTTGGTGGACGTTTGGCACAGAATCCCCGATACCATCATCTACTCTGTGAACGTCACAG GAACAAAGAATGTAATCAGTGCCTGTGTGGAGTGTGGCATCCAGTGCCTGGTCTACACCAGCAGCATGGAAGTGATTGGTCCCAACATGAACAGAGACCATTTCATCAG GGGCAATGAGGACACACCTTACCTTGTGAAACACACTATGGCTTATCCTAAGAGCAAGTCAAAGGCAGAGAAAATCGTGCTTGAAGCTAATGGCACCAAG GTAAATGGTGGAAAGTGTTTATACACATGCTCTCTGAGGCCGACAGGGATCTATGGCGAGGGGCACGACATAATTAAGGCTTTCTACAAGCTGGCTGTACAAAGAGGAGGCTTGGTCATCGGGGGTGTCCCAGACCACATTGAACACGGACGAGTCTATGCAg GCAATGTGGCCTGGATGCATATACTTGCAGCCCGAGCCCTGAGAGAGCGCCCACAGACAGTCAGAGGTGAAGCTTTCTTCTGCTACGATGACTCACCCTACAAGAGCTACGAGGATTTCAACATGGTGTTTCTCTCCAAATTTAACTTCCGAAGAGTCCGCATGCCTTCACTGCTGATCTGGTTCTTGGCTATGGTTAATGATCTGCTCCGTTGGATACTGAGCCCTGTGTACAATTACACGCCGTTGCTGAATCGTTACACCTTGGCCGTTGCCAGTACCTCCTTCACTGTCTGCACAGACAAAGCCATGCGTCACTTCCAATACCGCCCTCTGTACAACTGGGATCAGTGTCGAGCCCTCACACAAAAATGGGTCGACACACTCCCTCTGGATAACACCAAAGACTCCTAA